The Acidobacteriota bacterium genome includes a window with the following:
- a CDS encoding type II toxin-antitoxin system HicB family antitoxin, protein ELKKSFKAAVDDYLELCRKSGKSSIKSYKGTFNVRVPPDLHKRAVRKSISEGISLNRLVRRALEKEVGRN, encoded by the coding sequence CGAACTCAAAAAGAGCTTCAAGGCGGCGGTCGACGACTATCTTGAGCTTTGTCGGAAATCCGGAAAGTCTTCGATCAAGTCATACAAGGGAACGTTCAATGTCAGGGTTCCACCGGACCTTCACAAGCGGGCTGTACGAAAATCGATCAGCGAGGGAATTTCGCTGAACCGGCTGGTTCGCCGGGCTCTCGAAAAAGAAGTCGGCAGGAACTAA
- a CDS encoding toxin-antitoxin system HicB family antitoxin — MRRKFSKYSGKFVLRTGPDMHQALSVRAMIEGESLNTYVVKALRKSFSDP; from the coding sequence ATGAGGCGGAAGTTTTCAAAGTATTCTGGAAAATTCGTTCTCCGGACCGGCCCCGACATGCACCAGGCTTTGTCGGTCCGGGCCATGATCGAAGGCGAAAGCCTCAACACCTACGTCGTCAAAGCCCTCAGGAAGAGTTTCTCCGATCCATAA
- a CDS encoding DUF3307 domain-containing protein: MTKCFALLLAAHFIADFMLQPDWLAKRKRNVSFLALHGLIHAATAAIVFQSWSYWKLPAAVFLVHILIDVVKVRRRDTAAGFAVDQAVHIAGLGGIVWALKEYAGLPDFTGIGFPAIIAVGGFVATVQGAGFFVGKFAKRLLEENKMELDGLIAGGKWIGQLERFLIFVFIFIGHPAGIGFLVAAKSILRFEEAKQQKRAEYVLIGTLLSFSLAIALASATKWAMGL; the protein is encoded by the coding sequence ATGACCAAGTGTTTTGCCCTTCTTCTCGCGGCCCATTTCATCGCGGACTTCATGCTGCAGCCCGATTGGCTGGCAAAACGCAAGCGGAATGTGTCATTCCTTGCGCTGCACGGTCTCATCCACGCGGCAACAGCCGCCATCGTTTTTCAGTCGTGGTCGTATTGGAAACTGCCGGCTGCGGTCTTCCTTGTCCATATCCTGATCGATGTCGTGAAAGTGCGCCGCCGGGATACGGCCGCGGGATTCGCGGTTGATCAGGCTGTGCACATTGCAGGACTTGGAGGAATCGTCTGGGCTTTGAAGGAGTACGCGGGATTGCCGGACTTCACGGGGATTGGGTTTCCGGCCATCATTGCCGTCGGCGGTTTTGTAGCGACAGTCCAGGGTGCGGGGTTCTTCGTTGGAAAGTTCGCCAAACGACTGCTCGAAGAAAACAAGATGGAGTTGGACGGCCTGATTGCCGGGGGCAAATGGATCGGACAGCTCGAACGGTTTTTGATCTTCGTTTTCATCTTCATCGGCCACCCTGCCGGCATCGGATTCCTCGTTGCCGCCAAATCCATTCTGCGGTTTGAAGAGGCGAAACAACAGAAACGCGCCGAATACGTGCTGATCGGAACGCTCTTGAGTTTCTCGCTGGCTATTGCGCTGGCCTCGGCGACGAAATGGGCCATGGGGTTGTGA